Below is a window of Allomuricauda ruestringensis DSM 13258 DNA.
CTGGCCATGTGGCCCGCTGCAAGTGTGAGCGGCTACTATTTTGGACATCCACAGGCCAAATATTTTGGATTGGGAAAAATAAAGCAAGACCAAGTTCAGGATTTTGCGGAGAGAAAAAATATGAAACTGGAGGTGGCCCAAAAATGGCTGGCTCCCAATATTGTTGATCAATAACCAATGAAAATTACCGACTATATAAAAAGGGCGAACGGGGAAACCCTTTTCAGTTTTGAGATTGTGCCACCCATAAAAGGAAAAAGCATTCAAGAGCTCTACAAAAATATTGACCCTTTGATGGAGTTCAAGCCCCCTTTTATTGATGTGACCACCTCTAGGGAAGAATACATTTATAAGGAGAAGGATGGTCTGTTGGATAAAAAACTGACCCGTACACGTCCGGGAACTTTGGGCATCTGTGCCTCATTAAAGCATAAGTACAATGTGGATACCGTTCCCCATGTACTTTGTGGTGGTTTCACGAAGGAAGAAACGGAATACCTTTTAGTGGATTGCCAGTATTTGGAGATAGAAAATGTAATGGCGTTGCGAGGCGATGCCCGAAAAGAGGAAAAATATTTTACCCCAACAGAAGGTGGACACCAGTATGCCACGGAATTGGTAAAGCAAATTCAGGATATTAACGAGGGTAATTATTTGCACGATACCATCGAATCAACTGATTTGAGCAGTTTTTGCATTGGTGTGGCGGGTTACCCCGAAAAGCACATGGAAGCCCCATCCTTACAATCCGATTTAAAACGTTTAAAGCAAAAAGTGGATCTAGGAGCCGATTATGTGGTAACCCAGATGTTTTTTGACAACCAAAAATTCTTTGATTTTGTTAAGGCTGCCCGTGAAATGGGCATCGATGTTCCGATTATACCAGGAATAAAACCCATTGCCGTTAAAAGACACCTTCAGCTATTGCCACAAGTATTCAGTATAGACTTGCCACAAGATCTGATTGATGCTGTCGAAGCTTGCAATAACAATAAAGAAGTGCGTCAGGTTGGAGTGGAATGGGCCATTCAGCAATCCAAAGAATTGAGGGAAGCTGGGGTTCCTGTACTGCATTACTACTCCATGGGAAAATCAGATAATGTAAAGGCTATCGCCAAGGAGATTTTTTAAAGTTCTCATTTTGAGGGAGCAGAGCAGCCGAAGAATCTTGGGATAGATAAAAAGATTCTTCACCACCTGCCCATCCGGTAGGCGGGCGCTCAGAATAACAAGCTTGATTTTTGCTTTATTTTCCATTCGATGAGCAAAGGTGTTTTTTTATTTTGCTACTTTAGCGCCCCATGAGGTGCCTACTTAGCCTATTAGTATTTTTGACTTCATTTTTTGGGTTGTGCCAAACGGATGATGCTCCAAAGGATTTTGTATTGGATGCGAACCAATTCTATGGTTCCATTCTTCTGCACAATCCGGATATTTCACATTTGATCACCAATCATCCAGGAGGGGTAATTTTGGGTGTCAGCAGAAAAACATACGGGCACAAAGAATGGGAGACCGATTTTGGGTATCCGGATACAGGTTACACATTTGTCTATCAAAACACCAATAATTCAACTCTCGGGGAACATTTTGGGGTGTACGGGCACTATAATTTCTATTTCTTTAAAAGAAACGTTCAGTTACGGGTGGCACAAGGGTTGGCATACACTAACAACCCTTATGACAAGGATAAAAATTTTAGGAACAATGCCTACGGCAGCCATATTTTGAGCAGTACTTTATTAATGCTGAATTATCATAAGGAAAATATTTTTGCAGGATTGGGGGTCAATGCTGGACTTTCATTCATTCATTATTCCAATGCAAATTTTAAGGCACCCAATACATCGACCAATACATTCGCCATAAATTTTGGATTGACTTATAATCTTGACGAGGAAACCAATTATGAATACCTAGTACCGGAACCTAAAGGGATAATAACAGAGCCTATACGTTATAACTTGGTACTCCGCGGCGGAGCCAACGAAAGTGATGTAATCAATATGGGACGTTATGGCTTTGCCACTATATCTGCTTATGCCGATAAACGTTTGGGCAAGCGAAATGCTATTCAATTGGGAACGGATGTTTTCTTTTCTAACTTTATAAAGGAGTTGATCAGGTATCAGTCTATTGCATTCCCAGAGTTGGACGTGGATGCGGATACCGATTATAAAAGAGTGGGACTTTTTCTTGGTCATGAACTCTTCGTAAACAAAATGAGTGTTGTGGCCCAGTTGGGATACTATGTATATTACCCTTTTGATTTTGAGGGAAGGATGTACAACCGAATTGGGATGAAAAGATATTTTGGAGATAAGATTTTTGGTGCCATCACATTAAAATCACATGGGGCTAAAGCAGAGGCCATAGAATTTGGAATAGGAATCAGGTTATGAAAATGTGGAAATACAAAATTCAAAGTGCAAAGTGTCACCTAGAGGGGACTTTAGGGGTGTTTTTGATGCTTGTTCCTTTTTTGTTTGCCTCTTGCAACGGCGATAATGTGCCGGACTGTTTTCAAAATGCAGGCGATTTGGCACGCCATACAGTAGATGTTCCTGAATTTAGTACCATTACTGTTTTTGAAAACCTAAATATGGTATTGAAACAGGGCGAGGAACAAAAGGTAGAGATTGAAACCGGGGAATATCTTATAAATGATGTTTCTGCCGTTGTAGAGGATAATCGCCTTGTCCTTAGAAACGAGAATGGTTGCAATTACGTCCGGGATTATGGATTGACCACCGTTTATGTTACATCGCCAAACATCACAGAAATTCGCAGTAGCACAGGGCTGTTGATTTCCAGCGAAGGCGTGTTGAGTTATCCAAGCCTAAATTTGGTTGCTGAAAGCTATTCGAATACTGAAAGCGAAACAACGGATGGCTCTTTTGATTTGAACCTTAATTCCACTACGGTAAAAATTGTGGTGAATGGGGTAGCTTACCTTAAGCTTAGGGGAAATACTGAAAATTTTAATGTTATCGTGGCCGCAAGTGATTCCAGAATTGAGGCAGAGGACTTAATCGCTGATAGGATTGGTATTAGTCACAGGGGTTCCAATGATGTCTATGTTAACCCTCAGCTACGGATAGACGGTGTTATTCGAGGGACAGGCGATGTGATAAGCGTTAATCGTCCACCAGAAGTGGAAGTGGAGGAACTTTACAATGGGAAGTTGATTTTCCAAGATTGATGAAGCTTTAAACAGTGACGTTGATCTTCAGTAATTTAAATATTACTCGTTAATTTCGAAACTCAAACCAAATTTTTGGGACATCTTTTCACGCATATCAAAAATCTGTTTTCAACATTTCCAAAAGTCAAACCATTGGAAGGATTGCACGGGCCGGAAAAAGCCAACGTCCTTTTCCATAACCTTGTAGCAGAGCAAAAAGTGCCAGGTTTGGCCGTTATCATTCTGGATAATGGTGAGAAAGTACTTCAAAAAGGGTATGGATTTGCCGATTTGGAAAACAGGGATAAGGTCGACCCTAAACGTACGGTTTTCCGCATTGCGAGCATTTCTAAATGCATCACGGGATTGGCTTTGGGCAAAATGGTGGAGGATGGGATTGTGGACTTGAATGAATCTTTTTACAACTATGTGCCTTACTACCCCAGAAAGAAATATGATTTCACGCTTCGGCAATTGGCAGGCCATACTGCGGGAATTCGCGGATATCGAGGAAAAGAATTTGCCTTGAATCAGGATTACTCCATCAAAGATGGAATAAAAGTCTTTAAAAATGACCCCTTGTTTTTTAAACCTGGAACTAGCTATCTCTACAATAGTTTCGATTATGTGTTGCTGTCCTTGGCCATGCAAGAAGCGAGCGGAGTACCGTTCCAAGATTATGTAAAAGAACATATTTTGATTCCCTTGGAATTAAAAAACACCTTTTCCCCAAAGGATTTTAATGTTAGTTCGAGTCTTTCGACTACGCTCAAGATAAACTCACAAGTCGAGAACAAAACCCAATTCTACACCAAACGAGCGTTGTGTTTTACCAAAGCCGTAGAGGTGAACAATACCTATAAATTGGCAGGAGGTGGATACTTATCAACCTGTGAAGATGTTGCCAAATTAGGTCAGTCCGTTTTGGAGCGCAAGTTGCTCAAAAAGGAAACTTATGATCAGTTGTTTACATCTCAAATTGTGGATGGCAAATCAACTTACTACGGTCTAGGGTTTCAAGTGAGTCAAGATAACAATGGCAGAAAATTTGTAGGGCACGTTGGAAGTAGCGTTGGGGCTTATACCAACCTTTTTATTTATCCCGAACAGGAAAAAGTGATTGCTATTCTCATTAATTGCACTGACCCAAAAGTCCAAAAAGAATTGGACCTAGCCATTGATGCCATTTTTGATGGTACGGTCTAAACCTTACTTGCCAACTCCTCCTCAATTTCCAGAGCATACTTTTTGCATAAGTCAAAAGTATCGGTAATGTCCTTCATGGTGGTTCTTGGGTTGATCAAACACATGCGTAGCACAATCTGTCCGTTTAAAATGGTGGTGACGAGTAACGCTTTGCGTGATTCCACTACTTTTTCAGAAATGTACTGGTTGATTTTGTCCAATTCCTTCTCCGAGTATTTTTTATTGATGGGATTGTACCTAAAATTGATGACGGCCAAGGTTGCAGGGAAAACCACTTCCCAACTTTTACTGCCCCTCAGCATGCTTTCAACTTCTTCGGCCAAATCAATATTATAGGTAATGGCATCACGAAACTCCTTTAAACCAAAGGTTTTTAGGGACATATAAAATTTAAGGGCCCTGAACCTACGGGTCAATTGGATGCCATG
It encodes the following:
- the metF gene encoding methylenetetrahydrofolate reductase [NAD(P)H], with translation MKITDYIKRANGETLFSFEIVPPIKGKSIQELYKNIDPLMEFKPPFIDVTTSREEYIYKEKDGLLDKKLTRTRPGTLGICASLKHKYNVDTVPHVLCGGFTKEETEYLLVDCQYLEIENVMALRGDARKEEKYFTPTEGGHQYATELVKQIQDINEGNYLHDTIESTDLSSFCIGVAGYPEKHMEAPSLQSDLKRLKQKVDLGADYVVTQMFFDNQKFFDFVKAAREMGIDVPIIPGIKPIAVKRHLQLLPQVFSIDLPQDLIDAVEACNNNKEVRQVGVEWAIQQSKELREAGVPVLHYYSMGKSDNVKAIAKEIF
- a CDS encoding acyloxyacyl hydrolase, translated to MRCLLSLLVFLTSFFGLCQTDDAPKDFVLDANQFYGSILLHNPDISHLITNHPGGVILGVSRKTYGHKEWETDFGYPDTGYTFVYQNTNNSTLGEHFGVYGHYNFYFFKRNVQLRVAQGLAYTNNPYDKDKNFRNNAYGSHILSSTLLMLNYHKENIFAGLGVNAGLSFIHYSNANFKAPNTSTNTFAINFGLTYNLDEETNYEYLVPEPKGIITEPIRYNLVLRGGANESDVINMGRYGFATISAYADKRLGKRNAIQLGTDVFFSNFIKELIRYQSIAFPELDVDADTDYKRVGLFLGHELFVNKMSVVAQLGYYVYYPFDFEGRMYNRIGMKRYFGDKIFGAITLKSHGAKAEAIEFGIGIRL
- a CDS encoding head GIN domain-containing protein, translated to MARHTVDVPEFSTITVFENLNMVLKQGEEQKVEIETGEYLINDVSAVVEDNRLVLRNENGCNYVRDYGLTTVYVTSPNITEIRSSTGLLISSEGVLSYPSLNLVAESYSNTESETTDGSFDLNLNSTTVKIVVNGVAYLKLRGNTENFNVIVAASDSRIEAEDLIADRIGISHRGSNDVYVNPQLRIDGVIRGTGDVISVNRPPEVEVEELYNGKLIFQD
- a CDS encoding serine hydrolase domain-containing protein encodes the protein MGHLFTHIKNLFSTFPKVKPLEGLHGPEKANVLFHNLVAEQKVPGLAVIILDNGEKVLQKGYGFADLENRDKVDPKRTVFRIASISKCITGLALGKMVEDGIVDLNESFYNYVPYYPRKKYDFTLRQLAGHTAGIRGYRGKEFALNQDYSIKDGIKVFKNDPLFFKPGTSYLYNSFDYVLLSLAMQEASGVPFQDYVKEHILIPLELKNTFSPKDFNVSSSLSTTLKINSQVENKTQFYTKRALCFTKAVEVNNTYKLAGGGYLSTCEDVAKLGQSVLERKLLKKETYDQLFTSQIVDGKSTYYGLGFQVSQDNNGRKFVGHVGSSVGAYTNLFIYPEQEKVIAILINCTDPKVQKELDLAIDAIFDGTV